The Funiculus sociatus GB2-C1 sequence TTATCGCCCAACCCTAAACCACGCCCAGTAATCTTGTGATATTTGATGCCCGTATTCTTTCGCTGGCCATTGGGCATGATGTAGGGCTTGATGTATTCATATTCTGCTTCCCAGCCCAAATCCTTGTAAAATTCCCGATATTCCGCCGCACCGGGATAGCCTACTTCCGAAGACCAAACCTGTTGGGAAGACTCGTGATCTCGACCGAAGGCAGCAACTCCGGTTTCTGTAAAGATGGGGGCATAGGAGCCAAAGCGGGGGCGAGGACGGGCGTAGAGAATGCCATGCCCATCAGTGAGGAAGTAGCGCAAGCCCGCATCGGCTAACATCCGCTCTAATCCTTCATAGTAGGCGCATTCTGGCAACCAAATCCCTTTGGGAGGACGACCAAAGGTTTGCTCGTAGTGTTCTACTGCTACCTGAATTTGCGCCCAGACTGCTTGGGGATACATCTTCATCAGCGGCATATACCCGTGAGTTGCGCCGCAGGTGATGATTTCCAGGTTGTTACTATCTAAAAATTGTTTAAACGCCGTCACTAAGTCCCGGTCGTGGCGTTCCCATGTCTGACGAATGCTGTGAAATTCATTCGTGTAGTGTTCCGCGAGGTAGCGGATATGACCGTTATTCTTGTTATGCTCAACTTCTAGTTGAGCTAGTTCTTCCAGTTGGGCTAAGTGTTCGTCGTAGCGCTCTTGTAGCAGAGGATCGCGTAGCATTGACACCAAAGGCGGTGTCATACTCATGGTGATTTTGAAGTCAATGCCGTCCCGCTTTAAGCCCTCAAATACGTGCAGCAGAGGAATATAGGTTTCGGTGATGGCCTCAAACAGCCACTCTTCTTCCAGAACATAGTCACTTTCAGGATGGCGGACGAAGGGCAGGTGAGCGTGGAGGACTAGGGCGAGGTAGCCGATGGGCATAATAACTTTGGGGTTTGGGATAGATGTGGAATCGAGGCAAAGACGAATTTTAAAT is a genomic window containing:
- a CDS encoding glycoside hydrolase family 57 protein translates to MPIGYLALVLHAHLPFVRHPESDYVLEEEWLFEAITETYIPLLHVFEGLKRDGIDFKITMSMTPPLVSMLRDPLLQERYDEHLAQLEELAQLEVEHNKNNGHIRYLAEHYTNEFHSIRQTWERHDRDLVTAFKQFLDSNNLEIITCGATHGYMPLMKMYPQAVWAQIQVAVEHYEQTFGRPPKGIWLPECAYYEGLERMLADAGLRYFLTDGHGILYARPRPRFGSYAPIFTETGVAAFGRDHESSQQVWSSEVGYPGAAEYREFYKDLGWEAEYEYIKPYIMPNGQRKNTGIKYHKITGRGLGLGDKQLYDPYWAREKAAEHAANFTYNRERQVEHLHHIMQRPPIIVSPYDAELFGHWWYEGPWFIDYLFRKSWYDQSTYQMTHLADYLRANPTQQVCRPSQSSWGYKGFHEYWLNETNAWIYPHLHKAAERMIELGRREPADELEWKALNQAARELLLAQSSDWAFIMRTGTMVPYAVRRTRSHLMRFNKLYDDINIGKIDSGWLEKVEEIDNIFPEINYRVYRPL